Proteins from one Flammeovirgaceae bacterium genomic window:
- a CDS encoding serine hydroxymethyltransferase, with product MKRDKLIFDLIQKEKTRQQEGIELIASENFTSPQVMKAMGTVLTNKYAEGLPGKRYYGGCEVVDEIEQLAIDRAKQLFAAEWANVQPHSGAQANASVMLACLRPGDKILGFDLSHGGHLTHGSPVNFSGKLYQPVFYGVEKETGLIDFDNVIKIAKKEKPKMIICGASAYSRDWDYKKLRQAADEVGAILMADIAHPAGLIARGLLNDPMEHCHVVTTTTHKTLRGPRGGLVMIGKNFDNPWGLKTPKGEIRKMSSVLDSGVFPGTQGGPLEHVIAAKAISFAEALSDEYLEYVVQVAKNARAMASEFVNRGYHIISGGTDNHLMLIDLRSKKLTGKQAEEALVQAGITINKNMVPFDTQSPFVTSGMRIGTPAITTRGMKEKDVVKVVGLIDEVLAKPGDQKHLSAMKKKVARFVQKFPLYS from the coding sequence ATGAAACGCGACAAACTTATCTTCGACCTTATCCAAAAAGAAAAAACCCGCCAACAAGAAGGGATAGAGCTCATTGCCTCAGAGAACTTTACCTCGCCACAAGTAATGAAGGCAATGGGCACCGTGCTTACCAATAAATATGCGGAAGGGCTTCCCGGAAAAAGGTACTATGGAGGGTGCGAGGTGGTGGATGAAATTGAGCAACTGGCCATTGACAGGGCCAAACAGCTTTTTGCAGCGGAATGGGCGAATGTGCAGCCCCACTCAGGTGCACAGGCCAACGCATCGGTGATGCTGGCCTGCTTGAGGCCCGGTGACAAAATATTGGGCTTCGACCTGTCCCACGGAGGCCACCTCACGCACGGCTCGCCCGTCAATTTTTCGGGCAAGCTTTACCAGCCCGTTTTTTATGGCGTGGAAAAAGAAACAGGCCTGATCGATTTTGACAACGTGATCAAAATCGCCAAAAAGGAAAAACCTAAAATGATCATTTGTGGTGCTTCGGCCTACAGCCGCGATTGGGACTACAAAAAGTTGAGGCAGGCCGCGGACGAGGTGGGCGCCATTCTTATGGCCGACATTGCGCACCCTGCCGGGCTGATCGCCCGCGGGCTTCTCAACGACCCTATGGAACATTGCCATGTGGTGACCACCACCACCCACAAGACCTTGCGCGGCCCCCGGGGCGGGCTGGTGATGATCGGGAAAAACTTTGACAACCCATGGGGACTAAAAACACCGAAGGGCGAGATCAGGAAAATGTCTTCCGTGCTCGACTCCGGTGTGTTTCCTGGCACGCAGGGCGGCCCCCTGGAACATGTGATTGCCGCCAAGGCCATCTCTTTTGCAGAAGCCCTCTCCGATGAATACCTGGAGTACGTGGTGCAGGTGGCCAAGAATGCCCGTGCCATGGCCAGTGAATTTGTAAACCGCGGCTACCACATCATTTCTGGGGGAACCGACAACCATTTGATGCTTATCGACCTGCGCTCCAAAAAGCTTACCGGCAAGCAGGCCGAGGAGGCTTTGGTACAGGCCGGCATTACCATCAATAAAAACATGGTCCCATTCGATACGCAATCCCCTTTTGTGACCTCGGGCATGCGCATAGGCACGCCCGCCATCACCACCCGGGGCATGAAAGAAAAAGACGTGGTGAAGGTGGTAGGGCTGATTGACGAAGTCTTGGCAAAACCTGGCGACCAAAAACATTTGTCGGCCATGAAAAAGAAGGTGGCCCGGTTTGTACAAAAATTTCCATTGTATAGTTAA
- the tatC gene encoding twin-arginine translocase subunit TatC, with protein sequence MNEEKEMSFLDHLEELRWHIVRSISAVFLFMVTVFVFGKWIFQNVIFAPARADFVTFRYMCKVGHLLNMADSFCVGAIPFKVQSRIMTGQFTMHLTVAFVLGFIIAFPYVFWEIWKFVTPGLHASERNNSRWAVTAVSFLFLVGVSFGYFIMSPLAVWFLSTYSVSDMVSNEFDITSYVSTITALVFGSGLLFQLPVVVYFLSRVGIVTPRLMKQYRKHALVAILILGAIITPPDPLSQILISLPLYMLYEVSILISSIVERKRLKKDKENLRADQAEI encoded by the coding sequence ATGAACGAAGAGAAAGAGATGTCCTTCCTCGACCACCTGGAGGAGTTGAGGTGGCATATAGTAAGGTCCATTTCAGCCGTCTTTCTGTTTATGGTCACTGTCTTCGTGTTTGGAAAGTGGATTTTTCAAAACGTCATTTTTGCGCCTGCAAGGGCCGATTTTGTAACCTTCCGGTACATGTGCAAAGTAGGCCACCTGTTGAATATGGCCGATTCGTTTTGCGTGGGGGCCATCCCTTTTAAAGTACAAAGCCGGATCATGACGGGGCAGTTTACCATGCACCTTACGGTGGCCTTTGTATTGGGTTTTATAATCGCCTTCCCTTACGTATTTTGGGAGATTTGGAAGTTTGTCACCCCCGGCCTTCATGCCAGTGAAAGGAACAATTCCCGCTGGGCCGTTACCGCAGTGTCCTTCCTTTTTTTGGTAGGGGTTTCCTTTGGCTATTTCATTATGAGCCCGCTGGCCGTCTGGTTCCTCTCCACCTATTCGGTCAGCGACATGGTCTCCAACGAATTTGACATCACTTCCTATGTGTCCACCATTACGGCATTGGTTTTTGGAAGCGGGCTGTTGTTTCAATTGCCGGTGGTGGTCTATTTTCTTTCGCGGGTGGGGATAGTGACGCCCCGTTTAATGAAACAGTACAGAAAACACGCACTGGTCGCCATCCTTATCCTGGGGGCCATTATCACCCCTCCGGACCCCCTCAGCCAAATATTAATATCCTTACCTTTGTACATGCTCTATGAAGTCAGTATATTGATTTCATCGATCGTGGAGCGAAAACGGTTGAAAAAAGACAAGGAAAACCTTCGGGCAGACCAGGCGGAAATATGA
- the rpiB gene encoding ribose 5-phosphate isomerase B, translated as MKQKIAIGSDHAGYRMKEEVKALLQGMGIEATDYGTHSTDSTDYPDFAHPVANAVEKGQSELGILICGSANGVAMTANKHQGIRAAICWNEELAALARQHNNANVLCLPARFIDKGLAEKIVGRFLQAHFEGGRHQRRVDKISC; from the coding sequence ATGAAACAAAAGATTGCCATTGGAAGCGACCACGCAGGGTACCGGATGAAGGAGGAGGTGAAGGCGCTCTTGCAGGGCATGGGCATTGAGGCCACTGATTATGGCACCCACTCCACCGACTCCACCGACTATCCAGACTTTGCGCACCCTGTCGCCAATGCAGTGGAAAAGGGCCAAAGCGAATTGGGCATTTTGATCTGCGGCTCTGCCAACGGGGTGGCCATGACCGCCAACAAGCACCAGGGGATACGGGCCGCCATCTGCTGGAACGAGGAATTGGCCGCCCTGGCCCGACAGCACAACAATGCCAATGTGCTCTGCCTGCCCGCCCGCTTTATCGACAAGGGACTGGCCGAAAAAATCGTTGGGCGGTTTTTGCAAGCCCACTTCGAGGGTGGCCGCCACCAGCGCAGGGTGGACAAGATCAGTTGTTGA
- the rbfA gene encoding 30S ribosome-binding factor RbfA yields MSGTMRQQKYSRFLQKEISNIFQRDRRGILQNEMVTIAEVKISPDLGVAKVYISMMLAKDKDATLGRLNAHKSEIRKELGNKIGKQVRIIPELVFYIDEVEENAFKIDSLINSLNIPPASEGDKESQ; encoded by the coding sequence ATGAGTGGGACCATGAGACAACAGAAATACAGCAGGTTTTTACAAAAAGAAATCAGCAACATCTTTCAACGCGACCGGAGGGGCATCCTTCAAAACGAAATGGTCACCATCGCGGAAGTAAAAATAAGCCCTGACCTGGGCGTGGCCAAAGTGTACATCAGCATGATGCTTGCCAAAGACAAAGACGCCACCCTTGGCCGCCTGAACGCCCATAAAAGCGAAATCAGAAAAGAGCTGGGGAACAAGATTGGAAAGCAGGTGCGCATCATCCCGGAGCTGGTATTCTACATCGATGAGGTAGAGGAAAATGCGTTTAAAATCGATTCGTTGATCAACAGCTTGAACATTCCCCCTGCAAGCGAAGGGGACAAAGAAAGCCAATAA
- a CDS encoding ABC transporter permease, with translation MNLPLFIARRYFVSKRKQNFINIISILSMVGVAFSTAALIIVLSVFNGLEDLLRSLYSSFDPELKIEAAQGKSFEVNPRMLSTIRSIEGVAVVTEVIEDYAYLRYRDADMVVTIKGVSDNFIDQHRLDDRMVQGELKLKQDGVEYAILGRGVQYALSVAVEDKMYALQVFYIKSLKQNSLDPSQMYSRKSILPGGVFSIEKNYDENYVFLPLDFVVSLLDYGNRRTALEVKTHEGANINAVKQKISEALGKPYKVLTSEEQQKDLYRLLKIEKLFTFLALTLLITVGSINIFFSLMMLAIDKKKDITILSAMGGTPQLIRRIFFSEGAIISFIGAASGLVLGGLVCWAQAEFGLVGIGMENAVVPDYPVKMIWGDFALTGLVIVGITALVSFYPALLASRSYSTQNL, from the coding sequence GTGAACCTCCCTTTGTTTATCGCCAGGCGCTACTTTGTATCAAAGCGAAAACAGAATTTTATCAACATCATCTCCATCCTGTCCATGGTGGGCGTGGCCTTTTCCACCGCGGCCCTAATCATAGTCCTTTCCGTGTTCAACGGCCTGGAGGACCTGTTGCGGTCGCTGTATTCCTCTTTCGACCCGGAGCTTAAGATAGAAGCCGCACAAGGAAAATCTTTTGAAGTAAACCCCCGTATGTTGTCCACGATCAGGTCCATAGAGGGGGTGGCAGTGGTCACCGAAGTGATCGAAGACTATGCCTACCTCCGCTACCGCGATGCGGACATGGTCGTCACCATCAAAGGGGTAAGCGACAATTTCATCGACCAGCACCGCCTGGACGACCGGATGGTCCAGGGCGAACTAAAGTTAAAGCAAGATGGTGTGGAGTATGCCATCCTGGGCAGGGGGGTACAGTACGCCCTTTCGGTGGCCGTAGAGGATAAAATGTACGCACTTCAGGTATTTTATATAAAAAGCCTCAAGCAAAATTCATTGGACCCCTCACAAATGTATTCGCGCAAAAGCATATTGCCGGGAGGCGTGTTTTCCATTGAAAAGAACTACGATGAGAACTACGTCTTCCTCCCGCTCGATTTTGTGGTAAGCCTGTTGGACTACGGGAACAGGCGCACGGCCCTGGAGGTAAAAACCCATGAAGGCGCCAACATCAATGCAGTCAAACAAAAGATATCCGAAGCGTTGGGAAAGCCCTATAAAGTGCTAACCAGCGAAGAGCAGCAAAAGGACCTGTACCGCCTGCTGAAAATCGAAAAGCTTTTTACCTTCCTTGCCCTGACGCTCCTGATAACGGTGGGCTCCATCAACATTTTCTTTTCGCTGATGATGTTGGCCATAGACAAGAAAAAAGACATCACCATACTATCGGCCATGGGCGGCACGCCACAATTGATCAGGCGCATTTTCTTCTCGGAAGGGGCCATCATTTCCTTCATAGGGGCGGCATCGGGGCTGGTTTTAGGGGGCCTCGTCTGTTGGGCGCAGGCCGAATTTGGGCTGGTGGGCATAGGCATGGAAAATGCGGTGGTGCCGGACTACCCCGTAAAAATGATCTGGGGCGATTTTGCCCTTACCGGCCTTGTTATTGTAGGCATTACGGCCCTGGTCTCGTTTTATCCCGCCCTTTTGGCCTCCAGGTCCTATTCGACACAAAACCTGTAA
- a CDS encoding ATP-dependent helicase → MKVSAAQPFQLIYSVYQHEYLGYMFESFIVHLDDNGKLTYQHQNISSKNAREFSKGLDDRDYELIGIMDSMSQDAVLKHFSKKIMKPNEFFAKVYHKDKGDEMLQEQIEAYMEKRRAQVLDKLYGKMVFEMGNDGEPTWGKLEVQPKKASIQFHFMRNEGSTNYYPTLSYEGKKIELPNPSAYLVCKAPAWLVLNGKLYGFDVHVDGKKLLPFLGKKFVVIPKNLEETYYNKFVAPLIASFDNIEVKGFEIAKHDLAPHPLLTLSELPPVSNKTAPKLFEGGDRQYQKDDESGKIIFDLSFKYGKHKFRGDSPGPVSVKLEKHENDYIFHRIARDLEAEKKFAQTLTKLGLPLRGGYRTAVEKAHAFSWLNENRINLLDLGFEVSQPANKDKKYFVGKAVIELDVKETIDWFDIHAKIFFGEYEVSFKELRKLIIKKKVEFKLPNGEIAIIPEAWLTKFGDLFTLSETKGKSEKPVLKKHHITLLKELQENNLAKVHMSEKLRNLDSFTGIKDYPVPSGFRGTLRKYQKAGYNWLRFLNDFSLGGCLADDMGLGKTVQTLAMLQAEKEKEGAGTSLLIMPTSLVYNWEMEAAKFTPGLKVLSYTGTHRNKDVSKFSHYDLVLTSYGITRLDADILQDYLFNYVILDESQVIKNPTSNIAKAVLKLKSKHRLSLTGTPLENTTLDLWSQMTFINPGLLGGQKFFKDEFLVPIEKKGDEGKTKKLNAIIKPFVLRRLKAQVATDLPEKVENIYYTDMTPDQEEKYEEAKAHYRHKILDLIEKEGINSSRFTILEGLTKLRQLSNHPKMIDPGYTGDSGKLNDVAHMIENALIEGHKLLIFSQFVKHLALVKNHLTAKKIPFAYMDGSSTDRKDQVAMFNKDKKVKVFLISIKAGGLGLNLTEADYVFILDPWWNPAVEAQAVDRAHRIGQKKKVFTYKFITRNSVEEKILKLQKNKLRLSESLITTEESVIKALTREDIEMLMN, encoded by the coding sequence ATGAAAGTATCGGCCGCACAGCCCTTTCAGCTTATCTACTCGGTATACCAGCATGAGTACCTGGGGTATATGTTCGAGTCTTTTATCGTGCACCTTGACGACAACGGCAAGCTTACCTACCAGCATCAAAATATTTCTTCAAAAAACGCACGCGAATTTTCGAAGGGGCTGGACGACCGCGATTATGAACTCATTGGGATAATGGACAGCATGAGCCAGGACGCTGTCCTCAAACACTTCTCAAAAAAAATAATGAAGCCCAACGAGTTTTTTGCCAAGGTGTACCACAAGGACAAGGGCGATGAAATGCTTCAGGAACAGATTGAAGCGTACATGGAAAAGAGAAGGGCGCAGGTGCTGGACAAGTTGTACGGCAAGATGGTGTTTGAAATGGGCAACGATGGTGAGCCCACCTGGGGCAAACTGGAGGTCCAGCCCAAGAAAGCTTCCATTCAGTTCCACTTCATGCGCAACGAAGGCAGCACCAACTATTACCCCACCCTTTCCTACGAAGGCAAAAAGATCGAGCTGCCAAACCCTTCGGCCTACTTGGTGTGCAAAGCCCCCGCCTGGCTGGTGCTCAATGGCAAGCTTTATGGGTTTGATGTGCACGTGGACGGGAAAAAGCTGCTCCCGTTCCTCGGCAAAAAGTTTGTTGTTATCCCCAAGAACTTAGAAGAAACCTACTACAATAAGTTTGTGGCACCGCTTATCGCGTCCTTTGACAACATAGAGGTAAAGGGGTTTGAAATCGCCAAGCACGATCTTGCCCCCCATCCCTTGCTTACCCTCTCGGAATTGCCACCCGTCAGCAACAAGACCGCGCCCAAATTATTTGAGGGTGGCGACCGGCAATACCAAAAGGATGACGAGTCAGGGAAAATCATCTTTGACCTGTCGTTCAAGTATGGAAAGCACAAGTTCAGGGGCGACTCCCCCGGGCCGGTAAGCGTAAAACTCGAAAAGCATGAAAACGACTATATCTTCCATCGCATTGCGCGTGACCTGGAGGCAGAGAAAAAATTCGCACAGACCCTGACAAAGCTGGGCCTGCCCTTGCGCGGAGGGTACAGGACCGCTGTGGAAAAAGCCCATGCGTTTTCATGGCTCAACGAAAACCGCATCAACCTGCTGGACCTTGGCTTTGAAGTGAGCCAACCGGCCAACAAGGACAAAAAATACTTTGTGGGCAAGGCCGTAATAGAACTGGACGTAAAAGAAACCATCGACTGGTTCGACATCCATGCCAAAATATTTTTTGGCGAGTACGAGGTCTCCTTTAAGGAACTAAGGAAGCTCATCATAAAAAAGAAGGTCGAGTTCAAGCTTCCCAACGGGGAGATCGCGATTATCCCCGAAGCCTGGCTAACCAAGTTCGGGGACCTTTTCACCTTGAGCGAAACAAAGGGAAAATCGGAAAAGCCAGTATTAAAAAAGCACCACATCACCCTGTTGAAAGAACTGCAGGAAAACAACCTGGCCAAGGTGCACATGAGCGAGAAGCTCCGCAACCTCGATTCGTTCACCGGCATTAAAGACTACCCCGTGCCCAGTGGCTTTCGCGGCACGCTGAGGAAGTACCAAAAGGCCGGGTACAATTGGCTGCGCTTCCTTAACGATTTCAGCCTTGGCGGCTGCCTGGCCGATGACATGGGCCTGGGAAAGACCGTTCAAACCCTGGCCATGCTGCAGGCGGAAAAGGAAAAGGAGGGCGCGGGCACTTCTTTGCTTATCATGCCCACATCGCTGGTCTACAACTGGGAGATGGAAGCCGCCAAGTTTACGCCCGGGCTCAAGGTCCTCAGCTACACCGGCACCCATCGGAACAAGGACGTCTCAAAATTCAGCCATTACGACCTGGTGCTCACCTCATACGGCATCACCCGGCTTGACGCGGACATCCTGCAGGACTATTTGTTCAACTACGTGATCCTGGACGAGTCACAGGTGATCAAAAACCCGACTTCCAATATTGCCAAGGCCGTCCTCAAATTGAAATCCAAACACCGGCTCTCCCTCACCGGCACGCCTTTGGAAAACACTACCCTGGACCTTTGGTCGCAGATGACCTTTATCAACCCTGGCCTGCTGGGGGGCCAAAAGTTTTTTAAAGACGAATTCCTTGTGCCCATAGAAAAAAAGGGTGACGAGGGAAAAACCAAAAAACTCAATGCCATCATCAAGCCGTTTGTCCTTAGGCGGCTCAAGGCCCAGGTGGCAACCGACCTTCCCGAAAAAGTGGAAAACATCTACTACACCGACATGACCCCGGACCAGGAAGAAAAATATGAGGAAGCCAAGGCACACTACCGCCATAAAATATTGGACCTGATAGAAAAAGAAGGGATCAACAGTTCGCGGTTTACCATCCTGGAGGGATTGACCAAACTAAGGCAACTTTCCAACCATCCAAAGATGATCGACCCCGGCTACACAGGGGACTCCGGCAAACTGAACGATGTGGCGCACATGATTGAAAATGCCCTTATTGAAGGCCACAAGCTGCTTATCTTCAGCCAGTTTGTGAAACACCTTGCCCTTGTTAAAAATCACCTCACCGCAAAGAAAATCCCTTTTGCCTACATGGACGGCTCCAGCACGGACAGGAAAGACCAGGTGGCCATGTTCAATAAGGACAAAAAGGTAAAGGTCTTTTTGATCTCCATCAAGGCGGGCGGGCTGGGCCTCAACCTCACGGAAGCAGACTATGTGTTTATTCTCGACCCCTGGTGGAACCCGGCCGTGGAGGCACAGGCCGTGGACAGGGCGCACCGCATCGGCCAGAAAAAGAAGGTGTTTACCTACAAATTCATTACCCGGAATTCCGTGGAGGAAAAGATCTTGAAACTGCAGAAAAACAAACTCCGCCTGTCGGAAAGCCTGATTACTACCGAAGAAAGCGTGATCAAGGCCCTTACACGCGAGGATATTGAAATGCTGATGAACTAG
- a CDS encoding lysophospholipid acyltransferase family protein, producing MFFFRLLSRLPFPVLYLVSDGLFFVTYYLLGYRRKVVRQNLENSFPGKSPHELVAIEKGFYKNLCDYAVETLKLLTISKEALKRRMVFKNPEEIQRCKDRGQSSLYLASHQFNWEWIIAAADLWLPVRVDYVYQPQSSGFVNRFSFYTRGRFGSGAIKRADVVREMVKRRGTVCGVAIVADQFPGHGNDKKYWGRFLGQDTAFFDGVNNLAVMMQYPVFFIKIDKVKRGHYEMEFVQIGTPPFEKGSHGVIEAYIKATEEVVRANPTGWLWSHRRWKQRKPET from the coding sequence ATGTTTTTTTTCCGGTTGTTGTCGCGGTTGCCGTTTCCAGTACTGTACCTAGTTTCCGATGGGCTGTTTTTTGTTACCTACTACCTGCTTGGGTACAGAAGGAAGGTAGTCCGCCAAAACCTTGAAAATTCATTCCCGGGGAAAAGCCCGCACGAGCTGGTGGCCATTGAGAAGGGGTTTTATAAAAACCTTTGCGACTATGCCGTGGAAACCTTGAAGTTGTTGACCATTTCCAAAGAAGCCCTTAAGCGTAGGATGGTGTTCAAAAACCCTGAGGAAATACAACGGTGCAAAGACCGGGGCCAATCCTCTTTGTATTTGGCGTCACATCAATTCAATTGGGAGTGGATCATTGCAGCGGCCGACCTCTGGCTGCCGGTCCGTGTCGACTATGTTTACCAGCCGCAAAGCAGTGGTTTTGTCAACCGCTTTTCCTTTTATACCAGGGGCAGGTTTGGTTCTGGCGCAATAAAGCGGGCGGACGTGGTCAGGGAAATGGTAAAGCGGAGAGGCACCGTGTGCGGGGTGGCCATTGTGGCCGATCAATTTCCGGGACATGGGAACGACAAGAAATACTGGGGCCGGTTCCTGGGCCAGGACACGGCCTTTTTTGACGGGGTGAACAACCTGGCCGTTATGATGCAGTACCCGGTCTTCTTTATTAAAATCGACAAGGTAAAAAGGGGGCACTACGAAATGGAGTTTGTGCAAATAGGCACCCCACCGTTTGAAAAAGGCTCGCATGGGGTGATAGAAGCCTACATTAAAGCCACGGAAGAAGTGGTCAGGGCCAATCCGACCGGGTGGCTGTGGTCGCACAGAAGGTGGAAGCAACGAAAACCCGAAACCTAG
- a CDS encoding SDR family oxidoreductase has translation MKDKVVIITGGSSGIGKALAARFGQKGSRILITGRKKEELDATVTELANQGVQILGVQADVALRADNGRMVDEAIKNFGKIDVLINNAGISMRALFKDVDLEVIKKVMDINFFGAVYATHSCLPHLIKSQGSIVGISSIAGYRGLPGRTGYSSSKFALNGFLEALRTELIHTGVHVLTACPGFTASNIRKRSLLKDGTAQGNSPREEGGMMTAEECAKHIYNATVRRRKTLVLTRQGKLTVFLNKWAPGVMDRFVYNTMAKEENSPFQ, from the coding sequence ATGAAGGACAAGGTTGTAATCATTACCGGGGGATCATCGGGAATTGGCAAGGCCCTGGCGGCCCGCTTTGGCCAAAAAGGGTCCCGGATATTGATCACCGGGAGGAAAAAAGAGGAACTGGATGCCACGGTGACAGAGTTGGCCAATCAGGGGGTGCAAATCCTAGGTGTACAGGCGGATGTTGCCCTAAGGGCCGACAACGGAAGGATGGTGGACGAGGCCATCAAAAATTTTGGAAAGATCGATGTGCTCATCAACAATGCGGGCATATCCATGCGGGCATTGTTCAAAGATGTCGACCTGGAGGTGATCAAAAAGGTAATGGACATCAATTTTTTTGGGGCCGTGTACGCCACGCACAGCTGCCTTCCCCACCTCATTAAAAGCCAGGGCTCCATTGTTGGAATTTCCTCCATTGCGGGGTACCGGGGGCTTCCCGGCCGTACCGGGTACAGCTCTTCGAAGTTTGCCCTCAACGGTTTCCTGGAGGCGTTGCGCACCGAGCTTATCCACACCGGGGTGCATGTGCTTACGGCATGCCCGGGGTTTACGGCCTCCAACATTAGAAAACGCTCACTCCTTAAGGACGGCACGGCACAGGGCAACTCCCCGAGGGAGGAGGGCGGGATGATGACCGCAGAGGAATGCGCCAAGCATATTTACAACGCCACCGTAAGACGCAGGAAAACCCTGGTGCTGACCCGGCAGGGCAAGCTCACGGTATTCCTCAATAAATGGGCCCCTGGCGTCATGGACAGGTTTGTTTACAACACCATGGCCAAAGAGGAAAACTCCCCTTTTCAATAA
- the radA gene encoding DNA repair protein RadA — MPKSKIVFFCQNCGHQSAKWVGKCPSCNEWNTFVEEVVETQNKNQPEWRQGTARGKAPMPKSLNEIEATSRYRIHTPDNELNRVLGGGIIPGSLILIGGEPGIGKSTLMLQIGLALKDHKILYVSGEESEQQIKMRAERLTRDESKAVNFFTLAETSTKNIFAAIATLQPQLVIIDSIQTLHSQMLESAAGSIGQVRQCTAELMKFAKEANTPVFLVGHITKDGMLAGPKVLEHMVDTVLQFEGDRHLAYRILRTVKNRFGPTSELGIYEMLGTGLREVSNPSEILISQKEGQVSGATIGATMEGNRPLLIEIQSLVSAASYGTPQRTSTGFDHKRLNMLLAVLEKRCGFRMGAQDVFVNMAGGIKVEDPAIDLAVCISIISSAEEIPVSDKFCFAAEVGLGGELRAVNRIDQRISEAGKLGFKEIYVSRYNQKSIDLKKAPIEVKAFGKLSEVVQDLFG, encoded by the coding sequence ATGCCAAAGTCAAAAATTGTTTTTTTCTGCCAAAACTGTGGCCACCAATCCGCCAAATGGGTAGGGAAATGCCCCTCATGCAACGAATGGAACACCTTTGTGGAAGAAGTGGTGGAAACGCAAAACAAAAACCAACCGGAATGGCGCCAGGGGACAGCCCGGGGAAAAGCCCCCATGCCCAAATCCTTAAACGAGATCGAGGCCACGTCAAGGTACCGCATCCACACCCCCGACAATGAACTGAACCGCGTGCTGGGCGGGGGCATTATCCCCGGTTCGTTGATATTGATTGGAGGGGAGCCCGGTATAGGCAAATCCACCCTGATGCTGCAAATAGGCTTGGCCCTGAAAGACCACAAAATACTGTACGTGTCCGGGGAAGAAAGCGAACAACAAATAAAAATGAGGGCTGAGCGGCTCACCCGGGATGAATCCAAAGCGGTTAATTTCTTTACCCTTGCCGAAACCAGCACTAAAAATATTTTTGCCGCCATCGCCACCCTGCAGCCCCAACTCGTCATTATCGACTCCATTCAAACCCTGCACTCGCAGATGCTGGAGTCCGCTGCCGGGAGCATCGGCCAGGTGAGGCAGTGCACGGCAGAATTGATGAAGTTTGCCAAAGAGGCCAATACGCCCGTTTTTTTGGTGGGGCACATTACCAAGGACGGCATGTTGGCCGGGCCTAAAGTTTTGGAGCATATGGTGGACACGGTACTTCAATTTGAGGGCGACCGCCACCTGGCCTACCGCATTTTACGCACTGTCAAAAACAGGTTTGGCCCCACTTCGGAATTGGGCATTTATGAAATGTTGGGGACGGGCCTGCGCGAAGTGTCCAACCCCTCCGAAATCCTGATTTCCCAGAAAGAAGGCCAGGTAAGCGGGGCCACTATTGGCGCCACCATGGAAGGCAACCGTCCCCTGCTCATCGAGATCCAATCGCTTGTCAGTGCCGCCTCCTATGGAACCCCACAGCGGACGTCCACGGGGTTTGACCACAAAAGGCTGAACATGCTGCTGGCCGTGTTGGAAAAACGCTGCGGGTTCAGGATGGGTGCCCAGGACGTGTTTGTAAACATGGCCGGTGGAATAAAAGTGGAAGACCCCGCCATTGACCTTGCCGTATGCATTTCCATCATCAGCAGTGCGGAGGAAATCCCGGTTTCCGACAAGTTTTGCTTTGCGGCAGAGGTAGGGCTGGGCGGGGAGCTCCGTGCGGTAAACCGTATCGACCAAAGGATTTCAGAGGCGGGCAAACTGGGCTTTAAGGAAATATATGTATCCCGGTACAATCAAAAATCCATCGACTTAAAAAAAGCCCCTATCGAGGTGAAGGCGTTTGGCAAGCTCTCGGAGGTGGTCCAGGATTTATTTGGGTAG